DNA from Gemmatimonadaceae bacterium:
CGTGCCCCGCTGCGCGCGAGGGCGGCGGCGATCGCACGGCCGATGCCGCGGGTGCCACCGGTGACGAGCGCGGTCTGGTCGGACAGGTCGTAGCGCGATGCCATGCTCCGGAAGCCGGTCAGTTGGTGAGCGCGGAAAATGGTCGCGCGGCTCGCGCAGGGCCAGCGTGGGCGCAGCTCCGCTGACCGGCGCGACATACAGTGAGACGGCCTTACGGTCGGCGCGACGTGTCGCAGGTACTGGCGAGCGCCTGTGGTTCGAGACCGTCCGGCGACCGCTCGCGCCCCATGACCGAATCGACGGCCGCGAACGCGTCGCTCATCGACCCGCCGGCCCGCGCGAACGAGCGCCAAAGCCGCAGGCGATCGAGCGTGGCGCCATAGGCCGCATCGCTCAGCATGCTGGCGCGCCACAGTTTGGTGGCGATGGCTTCCTGGCGCGCGGTCGCGCGGGCGCCCACGGCGTACGCGAGTTCGCGCCGGGGCGCGGGGAGCATCGAGGCGAGCACGATCGCGCGCGATGGAGGCAGGTCGCTCGGCAACACACCCAGGTACGCCTGACTGGCTGCGGCCACGCCCCATCGTCCCTTGCCCCATTCCGCTACGTTCAGGTGCAGTTCGAGCTCGCGTTGCTTGGACAAGGCCTCGTGCAGGGCGACGGTCAGCACGTATTCGCGCGCCTTTCGTCGGGGAGTCCGCGACGGTGTCAGGTATAGATTTCGCGCGAGCTGCTGACCGATGCCCGAGTAGCCGACAGAGAATTCCGCCCGCAGCACCGCGTTCATCTGATGCTTGAGCTGCTCGCGACTCAGAGCGCGCGATCGGAAAAACTGCTCGTCTTCGGCCAGAACGACGGCACAGGCCAACACCGGAGCAATTGAATCGATGGGTGTCCAGACCCACGAGACCGGGTGGCCGAGGGGATCGGCATGCCGCATGTAACTGGTGCGAGGGACCGGACCCGCCGCGAGCACCGATCGATCGCGAACGACCCACCACGAAGGGAGGACCACGAGGTCGATGATGCCGACGACGGCGAGCAGAAGCGCAATGCTGACCACGGGCCGACGCAGCAAGCGATGACCCCTCATCGATGCGCGGTGCGTGCCGCAGCCGCCGTGCTTCTGCTGGCGTGCCGCACGAACGAGCCTCGGCTCCCCGAAGTCGACGGGCCGCTGGCGATCGATGTGGTCTTTCCGACTCCGGGAACGGCAGTTCCCATCAATGATTCCATCGCGATCTGGGGATCGATCGGTACCGGTCGTGGCGCACTGCGCGCGAACGGCACCGAGCTTCACGTCAGGTCTAACGGAGCCTTCGCCGGGATTGTCTCAGTCCCCCCGAACGGCCTTGCCGAGATCCGCCTCGAAGCGCGAAGGGGCGACTCCTCGCTCGTCAGGCAGGTTCCGCTCGTCCGCCAGCCAGAGGCCCCACTGCCACCTGCAGATTCCGCGCTGGCGCACCGGCTGCGCTGGGTGCGTGTGCGGCGGTTGCCCAGCGACACGGCGGACAGCGCGACGCAGTGGCGCCCGGTCTATTCGCGATGGCGGCCGGGAGGCATCGTCGGCGTGCCCCTGCCGCAGGGGTTCGTCGCCCGCTCCGACGCGGCGCGCCCGGGCTGGCTCCGGCTCCGACTCGCGGAGGACGAGGCGGTGTGGATCCCCGCCGCCGATGCCGACACCACCGTGTTGCGCGGTGTGGACGTGCAGGCGATTTCGGCTCCCTCGCTCTCCGTCGATACCGAGGGCATTCGGCTTTCGATTCCGATCGCATCGGCGCTGCCCACGGCCGTGGAGCACGCGCGCGACCACCTGCGGTGGACGCTGTACGGAGTGACCTGGCGACGAGGTGCGGTCGCCGTGCCTGGCGATGGCCACCTGGTGCTGCGGGCCGTGCCGATCCAGGGAGCGCGCGGGCGCGTGTACGTCGACGTCCCGCTGGCCGCCGTCGCACGAGGCTGGCGCACGGAGTACTCCAACGGCGCCATGCATCTGGTGGTTCGCCAGCAACTGCCGCCTGCCGATTCGCTTCGTGGGCTTCGTGTGGTCCTCGACCCCGGACATCCGCCGGACGGCTCCACCGGGCCCTCGGGGCTACGTGAGGATTCCGTGACCCTCGCCGTGGCGCTGCGCGCTGCGGAGCGGCTCCGGGCTGCCGGTGCCATCGTCACCCTCACGCGCCACAGCGACGTCGCGGTGTCGCTGGAGGCGAGAGCGGCCATCGCGGATCGCGCTTCGGCGGACGCATTCCTGTCGATCCACGTCAACGCCCCGGCCGCGGGACGGGCCCCGGAGCGCGTCGACGGGACCACCGTGTTCTGGCAGCACGCACCCGGCATGGTGCTCGCCCGAGCCATGGCGCCCGAAGTGGCGCACGCCCTTGGATACGAGCACGGCAGCAACACGCGGGGCGACTACGCCGTCTTGCGTTCGGCCTGGATGCCCGCCGTCCTGATCGAGGGCACGACGCTCGTGCTGCCGGAGCGCGAGGATTTCCTTCGCACATCGGAGGGCGTCGACGCATGGGCAGAAGGCATCGTGCGCGGGCTCCTGCGCTGGCGCCGCGGACCCGGTGCGGCGTCGAAGGCGGGTGCGCGTGCTGGCACGTCGCGATAGACTTCGCGGCACTGACACTGACCCGTTCCCCTCCATGCCCTCGTACTCGCACCTCAAGGCTCCGACCCGCGGCGACACCATCACGATGCACGATGGTGTGCTCCGCGTTCCCGACCATCCGATCATTCCATTCATCGAGGGGGACGGCACCGGGCCGGACATCTGGCACGCCTCGCAGCTCGTCTTTGATGCGGCGGTGGCCCGCGCGTACGGTGGCAAGCGGTCCGTCGTGTGGTTCGAGGTTCTGGCGGGCGACAAGGCCAAGGCCACGCTCGACACGTACATGCCCGACGATACGCTCGCCGCCATCGTGCATCACCTCGTGGCGATCAAGGGTCCACTGGGCACACCGGTGGGCGGCGGAATCCGCTCGCTCAACGTGGCCCTGCGCCAGCAGCTCGACCTGTATGCCTGCGTGCGCCCGGTGCGCTACTTCGACGGCGTGCCCTCGCCGGTCAAGCGGCCGCAGGACGTGAACATGGTCATCTTCCGCGAGAACACCGAAGACATCTACGCCGGTATCGAGTGGGTGGCAGGCACGGCGGAAGCAAAGAAGGTTTTGGCATTCCTGCAGGGCGAGATGGGCGTGAAGAAGATCCGATTTCCCGAGACGAGCGGCATCGGCATCAAACCCATCTCTGCCGACGGCACCAAACGCCTGGTGCGATCGGCGATCGGCTATGCCCGACAGTACGGCTATTCCTCGGTGACGCTGGTGCACAAGGGCAACATCATGAAGTTCACCGAAGGTGCGTTCCGGGACTGGGGCTACGAGTGCGCCACGCAGGAGTTCGGTGGCGTGCCGATCGACGGTGGTCCGTGGCTGCGGCTCCCGGACGGCATCGTGATCAAGGACGTGATCGCCGATGCGTTCCTGCAGCAGATCCTCACGCGGCCCACGGAGTACGGCGTCATCGCGACGCCAAACCTCAACGGAGACTACATCTCCGATGCGTTGGCCGCCCAGGTGGGAGGGATCGGGATCGCGCCCGGCGCCAACATCAACTACCTGACGGGGGCGGCCGTCTTTGAGGCGACGCACGGGACGGCGCCGAAATACGCCGGTCAGGACAAGGTGAACCCGGGCTCGGTGATCCTCTCCGGCGAGATGATGTTCCGCTATATGGGATGGACCGAAGCGGCGGACCTCATCATCTCGGCGCTGGAGAAGACCATCGCGCAGAAGCGCGTGACCTACGACTTCGAGCGCATGATGGAAGGTGCCACGCTCGTCTCGTGCTCCGGGTTCGGCAAGGCGCTCGTGGAGAACATGTGACTCGGGGGCGCGCGGCGACCGCGGCATGAGCACGCGCGGCGACCGCGGCATGAGCACGCGCGGACCCCGGACACGGCTCGGCATGTACGGCGCGCTGGCCGTCGCGCTCTTTGGCGCACCGCGTGTTGCCGACGCACAGGCCCCGGTTCGGGTCCTGACCTTCAATATCCGATACGGCACGGCCAACGATGGCGCCCATCGCTGGCCGTTCCGCCGACCGCACGTGATCGCCACGATCCGCGACCACCACCCGCACCTGCTGGGCGTGCAGGAAGCGCTGCGCGCCCAGCTCGACGACATCGAGTCGGCGCTGCCAGGCTTTCGTGAGTTGGGCGTTGGTCGAGATGACGGCGCGACCGGCGGTGAGTACTCGGCGCTGCTCGTCGACACGGCGCGCTTTGTGGTGGCCGACCACGGGCAGTTCTGGTTCTCGGACCGACCGGCGGAGCCGGGATCGATGACCTGGGGGAACGGCTACCCCAGAGTGTGCGTCTGGGCGCGGCTCGTGGACCGCGCGACAGGAGACACGCTCCTCGTGTTCAACCAGCACTGGGACCACGAGTCACAGCCTTCACGCGAGCGCAGTGCGGCGCTCCTGCTCGCGCGCATGGCCGACGCCGGCGCTGGTCGGTTGCCGGCACTGGTCCTGGGCGACTTCAATTCGGGCGAGTCGAACGCCGCGTTCCGTGCCCTGCTCTCCGATCGCGCCGTGCGCCTGCGTGACACGTTCCGGGAGCTCGCGCCAACGGCCGGCGTAGTGGGTACGTTGCACGCCTTCAAAGGCGACTCGACCGGCGAGAAGATCGACGCGATCCTGGCGACGCCGCAATGGACCGTGCTGGATGCCTCGATCGATCGCCGGCGATTTGGCGATCTCTGGGCTTCGGATCACTTCGCCGTCGCCGCCGTCCTGCGCCGGCGTTAGGCGCGCCACCGCCAGGCGCGCGCCTGGCGACGGTCGGATTCAGCGGCGCAGTCGCGGAGCAGCGGTTCGCCGAGGTGGGGCGCGAGACGGGACGTGGGAACGCCAGCCGGCAGCGACGGCTCGGCCCTACTGCGCGACCCGCTCCACGACAGGAAGGACGATCTTCGAGGGATATCGCCTCGAGCGAAAGACGCGCTGCGTCGATGGGGTGAAGTCGGCGTCCTTCGCCTCGAAGATGTTCGGCACGAACTTCTGCGGATTGCGGTCGATCAGCGGGAACCAGGTACTCTGGACCTGGACCATCACGCGGTGCCCCTTTCGGAACGTGTAGGCCTGGGTGTGCAGGTCGATGGCGTAGTCGGTCACCTTTCCCGGGACGATCGCCTGCGGCCGGGAGTAGCTGGAGCGATAACGACCGCGGAACACCTCGTTGGCCACCATGAACTGGTACCCGTTCATGCGCGGCTCGCTCATCCCCGTGTCCGGATAGACGTCGATGAGCTTGACGATCCAGTCCGTATCGCTGCCGGTGATCGCGGCATGGAGCGTGACCGAGATGTCGCCGGCGATCGTCAGATCCTCGGCAAGCGCTGGCGTTTGCCATAGCACCACGTCGGGCCGCGTAGCCGCGAAACGCTGGTCATCACTCAGCCACGTCGACCAGGTGGAGCCCGCGCTGTACGTCGGCGGGATCGGGCGCGGCCGATATGGCACGGGCTTGTTTGGATCCGACACGTAGGCGTCGAACGCGTTCGCGTCGTTGCGAGTCGGCGCCGTCGTGCTGAGCACCTGGTTTGCGCTGAAGAAGAAGCTGCGTGGCGAGCTGCCGGCCTTTGGTGGCCACGCATCGTAGCGACGCCATCGATTGCTCCCCGCCTCGAAGACGGTCGCCTCGGCGAGGTGCGGGGCCGGCCGACCTTCGTGCAGGTGGTGCGCAAAGAACGGCGCCATCAATGAGTCGCGAAAGAAGCTGCCCGTCGCCGCGTCGAACTGGATCGGCCCCAGTGAGTTGCCGTCACCGCGCATCCACCCTCCGTGATTCCACGGGCCAACGACCAGCCAGTTGTTCCGATTCGCGCCATCGAGCTTCTCCAGCTCACGGTAGATCGTGATCGGACCATAGAAGTCCTCCTGATCCCACCAGCCGGCCACGTTGAGGTTCGGAATCGTCACCGGCTTTCGCAGCAGTGGTGCCATGCCCTGCCCCTGCCAGAATGCGTCGTAGTCCGGACGCTGCGAGAAGTCGTTCCAGGTCGGGATCTTCCCGTTCAGGTACCTGCGGTTGACGTTGGCCAGCGTGCCAAGGCGCAGGTACCAGTCGTACGTGTCGTACACGTCGAAGGCGAACGGCTTCACATCCTTTCCGGACTCCATCATCACGGCGTACTCGAAGCCATAGGAGAGGCGGAAGGCGCCGTTGTGGTGGAAGTCATCGCCCAACCACATGTCCGACGGCGACGCCTGCGGGGACACTGCCTTGAGTGCCGGATGGGGCTCCATCATGGCGACCGCGGTGAGCCAACCTGGGTAGGACACGCCTGTCATGCCGACGCGACCGTTGTTGCCGGGAAGTTGCTTCACCATCCACTCGATCGAGTCCCAGGCGTCGGTGGCCTCGTCGATGGCGCGCCGGTCGGATCGATCCTTGCGCGGCTGACGGAGCATGACAAACTCGCCTTCGCTCCTGAACTTCCCCCGGGCATCCTGAAAGGCAAAGATGTAGCCGTCCTTTGCCAGGAACCCGTACCCGGCCTCAATGCTTCGACTGCTGGTGCCACCGATTCCGTACGGTGTGCGAATGAACATGATCGGCAGGGGTCCTCGCGCACTCGCGGGCGTGAAGATCCGCGTATAGAGACGCACACCGTCGCGCATGGGGATCATCTCCTCGCGCAGCGTGAAGGCGTCCTGGCCGAGGGCTCCTGCGGGGCCGATGACCAGCGCCAGCGCGAGTGACGAGAGCAGCGTTCGCATCGTATCGACCGATCAGGAGGGTTTGACGGCCGCAATGGCCTG
Protein-coding regions in this window:
- a CDS encoding transglycosylase domain-containing protein, coding for MLRRPVVSIALLLAVVGIIDLVVLPSWWVVRDRSVLAAGPVPRTSYMRHADPLGHPVSWVWTPIDSIAPVLACAVVLAEDEQFFRSRALSREQLKHQMNAVLRAEFSVGYSGIGQQLARNLYLTPSRTPRRKAREYVLTVALHEALSKQRELELHLNVAEWGKGRWGVAAASQAYLGVLPSDLPPSRAIVLASMLPAPRRELAYAVGARATARQEAIATKLWRASMLSDAAYGATLDRLRLWRSFARAGGSMSDAFAAVDSVMGRERSPDGLEPQALASTCDTSRRP
- a CDS encoding N-acetylmuramoyl-L-alanine amidase, with product MTPHRCAVRAAAAVLLLACRTNEPRLPEVDGPLAIDVVFPTPGTAVPINDSIAIWGSIGTGRGALRANGTELHVRSNGAFAGIVSVPPNGLAEIRLEARRGDSSLVRQVPLVRQPEAPLPPADSALAHRLRWVRVRRLPSDTADSATQWRPVYSRWRPGGIVGVPLPQGFVARSDAARPGWLRLRLAEDEAVWIPAADADTTVLRGVDVQAISAPSLSVDTEGIRLSIPIASALPTAVEHARDHLRWTLYGVTWRRGAVAVPGDGHLVLRAVPIQGARGRVYVDVPLAAVARGWRTEYSNGAMHLVVRQQLPPADSLRGLRVVLDPGHPPDGSTGPSGLREDSVTLAVALRAAERLRAAGAIVTLTRHSDVAVSLEARAAIADRASADAFLSIHVNAPAAGRAPERVDGTTVFWQHAPGMVLARAMAPEVAHALGYEHGSNTRGDYAVLRSAWMPAVLIEGTTLVLPEREDFLRTSEGVDAWAEGIVRGLLRWRRGPGAASKAGARAGTSR
- the icd gene encoding NADP-dependent isocitrate dehydrogenase — encoded protein: MPSYSHLKAPTRGDTITMHDGVLRVPDHPIIPFIEGDGTGPDIWHASQLVFDAAVARAYGGKRSVVWFEVLAGDKAKATLDTYMPDDTLAAIVHHLVAIKGPLGTPVGGGIRSLNVALRQQLDLYACVRPVRYFDGVPSPVKRPQDVNMVIFRENTEDIYAGIEWVAGTAEAKKVLAFLQGEMGVKKIRFPETSGIGIKPISADGTKRLVRSAIGYARQYGYSSVTLVHKGNIMKFTEGAFRDWGYECATQEFGGVPIDGGPWLRLPDGIVIKDVIADAFLQQILTRPTEYGVIATPNLNGDYISDALAAQVGGIGIAPGANINYLTGAAVFEATHGTAPKYAGQDKVNPGSVILSGEMMFRYMGWTEAADLIISALEKTIAQKRVTYDFERMMEGATLVSCSGFGKALVENM
- a CDS encoding endonuclease/exonuclease/phosphatase family protein, whose translation is MSTRGDRGMSTRGPRTRLGMYGALAVALFGAPRVADAQAPVRVLTFNIRYGTANDGAHRWPFRRPHVIATIRDHHPHLLGVQEALRAQLDDIESALPGFRELGVGRDDGATGGEYSALLVDTARFVVADHGQFWFSDRPAEPGSMTWGNGYPRVCVWARLVDRATGDTLLVFNQHWDHESQPSRERSAALLLARMADAGAGRLPALVLGDFNSGESNAAFRALLSDRAVRLRDTFRELAPTAGVVGTLHAFKGDSTGEKIDAILATPQWTVLDASIDRRRFGDLWASDHFAVAAVLRRR
- a CDS encoding CocE/NonD family hydrolase, whose product is MLSSLALALVIGPAGALGQDAFTLREEMIPMRDGVRLYTRIFTPASARGPLPIMFIRTPYGIGGTSSRSIEAGYGFLAKDGYIFAFQDARGKFRSEGEFVMLRQPRKDRSDRRAIDEATDAWDSIEWMVKQLPGNNGRVGMTGVSYPGWLTAVAMMEPHPALKAVSPQASPSDMWLGDDFHHNGAFRLSYGFEYAVMMESGKDVKPFAFDVYDTYDWYLRLGTLANVNRRYLNGKIPTWNDFSQRPDYDAFWQGQGMAPLLRKPVTIPNLNVAGWWDQEDFYGPITIYRELEKLDGANRNNWLVVGPWNHGGWMRGDGNSLGPIQFDAATGSFFRDSLMAPFFAHHLHEGRPAPHLAEATVFEAGSNRWRRYDAWPPKAGSSPRSFFFSANQVLSTTAPTRNDANAFDAYVSDPNKPVPYRPRPIPPTYSAGSTWSTWLSDDQRFAATRPDVVLWQTPALAEDLTIAGDISVTLHAAITGSDTDWIVKLIDVYPDTGMSEPRMNGYQFMVANEVFRGRYRSSYSRPQAIVPGKVTDYAIDLHTQAYTFRKGHRVMVQVQSTWFPLIDRNPQKFVPNIFEAKDADFTPSTQRVFRSRRYPSKIVLPVVERVAQ